The segment TGGCCTTGCCCGCATCCAGGTTGAAGCGCTGGAGGATGGCCACCACGCCGGCCACCTCACCCGCATGGGCCGCCGCGCCGCCCAGGGCGCCCATCAGGCCGCCACCGCCGCCGCCACCCATGAGGCCTCCCAGGGCGCCCATCAGGCCGCCTCCGTCCGCCGCGGGGGCCTGGGCTTCGGCCTTCTGCTGCCAGCCCTGCATCTCCGGGATGGCCTGGTCCATCTGCTTCGCGGCGTCCGGCCCCACCTTCTCCTGCACCGTGCCCTGCACCATCTTCAGGAGCGAGCCCGCGAGCCCCTGCGCCTGCGTGCCGTCCACTCCAAGCTGCTGCGAGAGCTGT is part of the Corallococcus soli genome and harbors:
- a CDS encoding DUF2780 domain-containing protein, which codes for MQKERGMDLIGQLSQQLGVDGTQAQGLAGSLLKMVQGTVQEKVGPDAAKQMDQAIPEMQGWQQKAEAQAPAADGGGLMGALGGLMGGGGGGGLMGALGGAAAHAGEVAGVVAILQRFNLDAGKATLVAPLLLDFLKSRLDPGLVGKILAVAPMLAGGGGTQGGGGLGGMLGGILGK